A genomic stretch from Bradyrhizobium quebecense includes:
- a CDS encoding flavin-containing monooxygenase: MVKQKHVCVIGAGISGLAAGKAFAGRGHKVTIIERSGDLGGVWEPARSYPDVQTQSPKELYRYTDKAMPESYPEWPKGPQVHAYLRDYARSHGLDGAMRFDTRVESMMRRADGRPGWTLALRATDGATGHEDFDFVAVCTGQFNEPKSLPLPGEDGFKAQGGQILHSSQYGDPDLAKGRKVVVLGGSKSATDIAVNAVNSGASEVTIVFREPVWRIPYFVGGLVNFKRILYIRAQEQMFASWGIGPMARLAHVVAKPFVWANWRGLESMLKMQLKLKQCGMVPKERIEDGVNCSVPIATPGFYPMVADGRIKAVQGTFDHYDGKTIVMSGGQRVAADVAVLAIGYKLGVPFLPKEYQNKLVEPDGQYRLYRLIANPDLPDMGFVGFNSSFCTVLCADLAANWLVRYADGQLARQPSATEMHDNIAMMLNFKRVERPAAGVYGGLCVAPYHFKHFDELLADIGTKASRRNPLVEKFTPPDADAYARFLATAPEYKAVA; the protein is encoded by the coding sequence ATGGTCAAGCAGAAGCATGTGTGCGTCATCGGCGCCGGCATTTCCGGGCTCGCCGCCGGCAAGGCCTTTGCCGGTCGCGGTCACAAGGTGACCATCATCGAGCGCAGCGGCGATCTCGGCGGGGTCTGGGAGCCGGCGCGCTCCTATCCCGACGTGCAGACCCAGAGCCCGAAGGAGCTCTATCGCTACACCGACAAGGCGATGCCGGAATCCTATCCGGAATGGCCGAAGGGTCCGCAGGTCCATGCTTATCTGCGTGACTATGCCCGCAGTCATGGGCTCGACGGTGCGATGCGGTTCGACACCAGGGTCGAGAGCATGATGCGCCGCGCCGACGGCAGACCGGGCTGGACGCTCGCGCTGCGCGCGACCGACGGCGCGACCGGCCATGAGGATTTCGACTTCGTCGCGGTCTGTACCGGGCAATTCAACGAGCCAAAGTCGCTGCCGCTGCCCGGCGAGGACGGCTTCAAGGCGCAGGGCGGCCAGATCCTGCATTCGTCGCAATACGGCGACCCCGATCTCGCCAAGGGCCGCAAGGTGGTCGTGCTCGGCGGCTCGAAATCGGCGACCGACATCGCGGTGAATGCGGTCAATTCCGGCGCCAGCGAAGTCACCATCGTGTTTCGCGAACCGGTCTGGCGGATTCCCTATTTCGTCGGCGGTCTCGTCAACTTCAAGCGCATCCTCTACATCCGCGCGCAGGAGCAGATGTTCGCGAGCTGGGGCATCGGCCCGATGGCGCGCCTCGCGCATGTCGTCGCAAAGCCGTTCGTCTGGGCGAACTGGCGGGGGCTCGAGAGCATGCTGAAGATGCAGCTCAAGCTGAAGCAATGCGGCATGGTGCCGAAGGAGCGGATCGAGGACGGCGTCAACTGCTCGGTGCCGATCGCGACCCCCGGCTTCTATCCGATGGTTGCCGATGGCCGGATCAAGGCGGTGCAGGGCACCTTCGATCACTATGACGGCAAGACCATCGTGATGAGCGGCGGCCAGCGTGTCGCAGCGGACGTCGCGGTGCTCGCGATCGGCTACAAGCTCGGCGTGCCGTTCCTCCCTAAGGAGTATCAGAACAAGCTGGTCGAGCCCGACGGGCAATATCGGCTCTATCGGCTGATCGCGAACCCGGATCTGCCCGACATGGGCTTTGTCGGCTTCAATTCGAGCTTCTGCACCGTGCTGTGCGCCGATCTCGCGGCGAACTGGCTGGTGCGCTACGCCGACGGCCAGCTCGCGCGGCAGCCGAGCGCGACCGAGATGCATGACAACATCGCGATGATGCTGAACTTCAAGCGCGTCGAGCGGCCGGCGGCGGGCGTCTATGGCGGCCTGTGCGTCGCGCCGTATCACTTCAAGCATTTCGACGAGCTGCTGGCGGACATCGGCACCAAGGCGTCGCGCCGCAACCCGCTCGTCGAAAAGTTTACGCCGCCAGACGCGGACGCCTATGCGCGCTTCCTTGCGACCGCGCCGGAGTACAAGGCGGTGGCCTAA
- a CDS encoding enoyl-CoA hydratase/isomerase family protein, translating to MAGRVVVSEEAAVRTIAVLRPEGINARADDLCLAMTKAIESAQRNPAIRCIVVAGGFDGFAAGSEAAEHHAVGGAGSEGFLLPSVTGLLHTLASNAKPIIAAVEGAAAGIGTAIVFYCDEVIAATSTTFASPLESHDLVPDGAMSLLIPRRLAQHRAFAMLVPGRPMRAERAYEAGLIDMIVPPGYAAVEAERMAREFCRLPAGAAEDDRRGPPSEGTAGRSR from the coding sequence GTGGCCGGACGCGTCGTGGTCAGCGAGGAAGCAGCGGTGCGGACGATTGCGGTGTTGCGCCCGGAAGGGATCAACGCGCGCGCGGATGACTTGTGTCTCGCCATGACGAAGGCCATCGAATCGGCGCAGCGCAATCCTGCCATCCGCTGCATCGTCGTCGCCGGCGGGTTCGATGGCTTCGCGGCAGGCAGCGAGGCCGCAGAACACCATGCTGTCGGTGGCGCCGGGTCGGAAGGATTTCTGTTGCCGAGCGTGACCGGCCTCCTACACACGCTCGCCAGCAATGCAAAACCGATCATCGCCGCCGTCGAGGGAGCGGCGGCAGGCATCGGTACGGCCATTGTGTTCTATTGCGACGAGGTCATCGCTGCCACATCCACGACGTTTGCCTCGCCCCTCGAATCTCATGATCTGGTCCCGGACGGCGCGATGAGCCTGCTCATTCCCCGACGGCTTGCTCAGCACCGTGCCTTTGCGATGCTCGTTCCCGGACGTCCGATGCGCGCGGAGCGAGCCTATGAAGCGGGTTTGATCGACATGATCGTTCCGCCGGGATATGCCGCGGTCGAAGCGGAGCGGATGGCGCGGGAATTCTGCCGACTACCGGCGGGTGCGGCGGAAGACGACCGTCGCGGCCCTCCGTCTGAAGGGACGGCTGGGCGGAGCAGGTGA
- a CDS encoding cupin domain-containing protein, giving the protein MGALEKGITRTGTGYGGKTWNILGQVYYPKAVTDSTFAFETNSDPGQFVPVHIHPTQDEFILVQEGVLDLKLDGVWVQAKAGDLVRMPRGIPHGYFNKSDKPARALFWVSPMQKLEALFEKLHNLQDPVEVVRISAEHEVDFLPPEANE; this is encoded by the coding sequence ATGGGCGCGCTCGAAAAAGGCATTACCCGAACCGGCACCGGCTACGGCGGCAAAACCTGGAATATCCTGGGCCAGGTCTATTATCCGAAGGCCGTCACCGACTCGACCTTCGCATTCGAGACCAACAGCGATCCCGGCCAGTTCGTGCCGGTGCACATCCACCCGACCCAGGACGAGTTCATCCTGGTGCAGGAGGGCGTGCTCGACCTCAAGCTCGACGGCGTCTGGGTGCAGGCCAAGGCCGGCGACCTGGTGCGCATGCCGCGCGGCATTCCGCACGGCTATTTCAACAAATCCGATAAGCCGGCGCGGGCGCTGTTCTGGGTATCGCCGATGCAGAAGCTCGAGGCGCTGTTCGAGAAGCTGCACAATCTGCAGGACCCCGTCGAAGTGGTGCGCATTTCCGCCGAGCACGAGGTGGACTTCCTGCCGCCGGAAGCCAACGAGTAG
- a CDS encoding AraC family transcriptional regulator, with protein sequence MIAVGNEVSARASSTSARLKDFARVATARVDDAAEAIGRIFCPHDLTPVDHSERDFSAHHNCAGFDGFSVNYVAYGGSVAINPGCLDRFFLLQMPLSGSAVVRTAARELTTGPQHCASLLSPTIPTEMTWRDDCAQLIVLLDRKLVEHRAAALGGVAVRPIEFDPAVGLSGPLGRALSARIEQLVTTAEQIGPHKSLSAVAAADWRESFLNVLLNEQRHSLSSAIDVFNGRAEAQPAALKRVRAHLETRATEPLDLAALAEIAGTGVRALQLGFRRHFGTTVSEMLLDIRLAHLNARLKTARTGERIVDIAFDLGFTHLSRMASAYRAKFGESPKATLQRLS encoded by the coding sequence GTGATTGCTGTTGGCAACGAGGTTTCGGCAAGGGCCAGTTCGACAAGCGCAAGGCTGAAGGATTTCGCGCGCGTCGCGACCGCGCGTGTCGACGACGCGGCTGAAGCGATCGGGCGCATCTTCTGTCCGCACGATCTGACGCCGGTCGATCATTCGGAGCGCGATTTCTCCGCGCACCACAATTGCGCCGGGTTCGACGGGTTCTCGGTCAACTATGTCGCCTATGGCGGATCGGTCGCGATCAATCCGGGCTGCCTCGACCGCTTCTTCCTGTTGCAGATGCCGCTGTCCGGCTCGGCCGTGGTGCGGACCGCCGCACGCGAGCTCACCACCGGGCCGCAACACTGTGCCTCGCTGCTGTCGCCGACCATTCCGACCGAGATGACCTGGCGCGACGACTGCGCCCAGCTCATCGTGCTGCTCGACCGCAAGCTGGTCGAGCATCGCGCCGCAGCGCTTGGCGGGGTGGCGGTCCGGCCGATCGAGTTCGATCCGGCCGTCGGACTGAGCGGGCCACTCGGGCGGGCGCTCTCGGCCAGGATCGAGCAGCTCGTGACGACAGCCGAGCAGATCGGGCCGCACAAGAGCTTGTCCGCGGTCGCGGCGGCCGATTGGCGCGAGTCCTTTCTCAATGTTTTGCTCAACGAGCAGCGGCACAGCCTGAGCTCGGCGATCGATGTCTTCAACGGCCGCGCTGAAGCCCAGCCGGCGGCGCTAAAGCGCGTGCGGGCCCATCTCGAGACCCGCGCGACCGAGCCGCTGGATCTCGCCGCGCTTGCGGAGATCGCAGGCACCGGTGTCCGCGCGCTGCAACTCGGCTTCCGCCGTCACTTCGGCACCACCGTTTCCGAGATGCTGCTCGACATCCGCCTCGCCCATCTCAACGCCCGCCTCAAGACGGCGCGGACGGGCGAACGCATCGTCGATATTGCGTTCGATCTCGGCTTTACCCATCTGAGCCGGATGGCGAGCGCCTACCGCGCCAAGTTCGGCGAGAGCCCGAAGGCGACGCTGCAGCGGCTGAGCTGA
- a CDS encoding maleylacetate reductase: protein MAQNFTYQISPMRVVFGVGTVAQLADELDRLGVRRTLVLASRRQQAELGDLSGLTGGRMAGAFDGAVVHTPVAVTERAMQMVGELKPDGVVAIGAGAATGLSKAIALRTDLPQLIVPTSYAGSEMTPVLGETVDGVKTTQSSPKILPEAVIYDVNLTISMPAKFSAISGLNAIAHAAEALYARDGNPITSLMAEEAIAKLASSLPDVIARPRDLDARSDALYGAWLCAVCLGTVGMALHHKLCHTVGALFDLPHAETHAVLLPHTIAYNTPAARDAIGRAARALGVADAADGLFDLSARLGAPRSLAEIGMPEDGIARAAALATRNPYWNPRPIEERGISDLLRRAWSGARPQAG from the coding sequence ATGGCGCAGAACTTCACCTACCAGATCAGCCCGATGCGGGTCGTGTTCGGGGTCGGCACCGTCGCGCAGCTGGCGGACGAGCTCGATCGACTCGGCGTCAGGCGTACGCTGGTGCTGGCGAGCCGGCGGCAGCAGGCCGAGCTCGGCGATCTCTCGGGCTTGACCGGCGGCCGCATGGCTGGCGCGTTCGACGGCGCTGTCGTGCACACGCCGGTCGCAGTGACCGAACGTGCGATGCAGATGGTCGGCGAGTTGAAGCCCGATGGCGTGGTTGCGATCGGCGCGGGTGCCGCGACCGGTCTCAGCAAGGCGATCGCGCTGCGTACCGACCTGCCGCAACTGATCGTGCCGACCAGCTATGCCGGCTCCGAGATGACGCCCGTGCTCGGCGAGACCGTGGACGGTGTCAAGACCACGCAGTCCTCGCCCAAGATCCTGCCCGAGGCCGTGATCTACGACGTCAACCTGACGATCTCGATGCCCGCAAAATTCTCGGCGATATCAGGCCTCAACGCGATCGCGCATGCGGCCGAGGCGCTGTATGCGCGGGACGGCAATCCGATCACCTCGCTGATGGCGGAAGAGGCGATTGCGAAACTCGCCTCATCGCTGCCGGACGTGATCGCGCGGCCGCGCGATCTCGACGCGCGTTCGGATGCCCTCTACGGCGCATGGCTGTGCGCGGTCTGTCTCGGCACCGTCGGCATGGCGCTGCACCACAAGCTCTGCCACACCGTCGGCGCGCTGTTCGACCTGCCGCATGCTGAAACCCATGCGGTGCTGCTGCCGCATACCATCGCCTACAACACGCCGGCTGCGCGCGATGCGATCGGCCGCGCCGCGCGGGCGCTCGGGGTCGCTGATGCGGCCGACGGCCTGTTCGATCTGTCGGCAAGGCTCGGCGCGCCGCGCTCGCTCGCCGAGATCGGCATGCCCGAAGACGGCATCGCGAGGGCGGCCGCACTCGCCACCAGGAATCCTTACTGGAATCCGCGGCCGATCGAGGAGCGCGGCATCAGCGATCTGCTCCGGCGCGCGTGGTCGGGCGCACGGCCGCAGGCCGGATAG
- a CDS encoding M1 family metallopeptidase — protein MNKPATHVRTALLRRLAAAIGLLLATAAGAQAEQTFSFDSTPGKLPKTVVPLSYAIELTPDITSLALPGVETVDIEVRQSTAQLTLNAINTTFAEAAIDDGAQRAEVTTDATAQTATLTFARPLAVGRHKLRIAFTAQINKFGTGLFAVDYPTPTGIKRLISSKLEPADARRIFPCWDEPSFKASFALTVVIPRNLLAVGNMPIASEAPVAGDLKKVTFAPTPKMSSYLFVLTVGELERVTADAGGVTIGVVTTEGKSGQGRFALDSAVKLLGYYNDYFGVKYPLPKLDLIAVPGGFGGAMENWGGITFFESRLLFDPATNAETAKRGIFAIIAHEMAHMWFGDLVTMAWWDNLWLNEGFASWMATKASEQFYPQWRSWLNGNSAKQFAMALDARRTSHPVQQPIADHSEAVTAFDAITYNKGQALIRMLETYLGEQAFRDGIRKYMAAHAYSNSTTADLWQALETSGGKPITGIAASFTEQDGVPLVVAETACDGAAQRLTLRQDRFVIAPANDPPLPAHSWQIPVAVGPAQGKPFDEILLKDNADIPAGACGDAIKVNLGDVGYFRVEYGPKNRAALLNAFPHMQVVDRLNIVTDSWALVQAGRTEAPSYLALLDALDAGDHRAVWDQVISTFAALNRLSRDRSERPVIQAYARARLRPVFDRIGWDGGGSGDGDTALLRASLISALGDLGDAAIVAEAKRRFAAFRDDPNSLPTTLRDAVTHVAGITADRATYDRLLALARNSTATNERLRYYFAAASARDTELARATLALTLTNELPDTIVTGMINAVASAGEQPQLAWDFVQANFDTLLVKQGPSFRDQFVPNFMTNFTDQAHAAELAAFAPSQSTSGGRVMVARSLQAIAISADLAARVLPAADAWIRAHKP, from the coding sequence ATGAACAAGCCTGCGACCCATGTCCGAACCGCGCTGCTGCGCCGTCTTGCCGCGGCAATCGGCTTGCTGCTGGCGACGGCCGCAGGCGCGCAGGCAGAGCAGACATTTTCGTTCGACAGCACACCCGGAAAGCTGCCGAAGACGGTTGTCCCGTTGAGCTACGCGATCGAGCTGACGCCTGATATCACGAGCCTGGCGCTGCCGGGCGTGGAGACCGTCGACATCGAGGTGCGTCAGTCTACGGCGCAATTGACGCTGAACGCGATCAACACGACGTTCGCCGAGGCTGCGATCGATGATGGTGCGCAACGCGCGGAGGTGACGACCGACGCCACCGCGCAGACCGCGACGCTGACCTTCGCCAGGCCGCTTGCGGTGGGCCGGCACAAGCTCCGCATCGCCTTCACGGCGCAGATCAACAAATTCGGCACCGGGCTGTTTGCGGTCGATTATCCCACCCCGACCGGGATCAAGCGGCTGATCTCCAGCAAGCTTGAGCCGGCCGATGCAAGGCGGATCTTTCCGTGCTGGGACGAGCCGTCGTTCAAGGCGAGCTTCGCGCTGACCGTCGTGATCCCGCGCAATCTGCTCGCGGTCGGCAACATGCCCATCGCGAGCGAGGCGCCGGTCGCCGGCGATCTCAAGAAGGTCACGTTCGCGCCGACACCGAAGATGTCGAGCTATCTGTTCGTGCTCACGGTCGGCGAGCTCGAGCGAGTCACGGCGGATGCCGGCGGCGTCACCATCGGCGTGGTGACGACGGAGGGCAAGAGCGGGCAGGGCCGGTTCGCGCTCGACAGCGCAGTGAAGCTGCTCGGCTATTACAACGACTATTTCGGCGTGAAATATCCGCTGCCGAAGCTCGATTTGATCGCCGTTCCCGGCGGGTTCGGCGGCGCGATGGAGAACTGGGGCGGCATCACCTTCTTCGAGAGCCGGCTGCTGTTCGATCCCGCAACCAATGCGGAGACCGCCAAGCGCGGCATCTTCGCCATCATCGCGCACGAGATGGCGCATATGTGGTTCGGCGATCTCGTCACCATGGCGTGGTGGGACAATCTCTGGCTCAACGAGGGCTTTGCCAGCTGGATGGCGACCAAGGCCTCGGAGCAGTTCTATCCGCAATGGCGGAGCTGGCTGAACGGCAACAGTGCGAAGCAGTTTGCCATGGCGCTCGATGCGCGCCGCACCTCGCATCCGGTGCAGCAGCCGATCGCCGATCACAGCGAAGCGGTCACGGCGTTCGATGCCATCACCTACAACAAGGGCCAGGCGCTGATCCGCATGCTCGAGACCTATCTCGGTGAGCAGGCGTTCCGCGATGGTATCCGCAAGTACATGGCCGCGCATGCCTACAGCAATTCCACCACCGCCGATCTCTGGCAGGCGCTCGAGACGTCCGGCGGCAAGCCGATCACCGGCATCGCCGCCTCATTCACCGAGCAGGATGGCGTGCCGCTGGTGGTGGCCGAGACGGCCTGCGATGGTGCCGCGCAACGCCTGACGTTGCGGCAGGACCGTTTCGTGATCGCGCCGGCCAACGATCCGCCGCTGCCGGCCCACAGCTGGCAGATCCCGGTTGCGGTCGGGCCGGCGCAAGGCAAGCCGTTTGACGAGATCTTGCTGAAGGATAATGCCGATATCCCCGCCGGCGCCTGCGGCGATGCGATCAAGGTCAATCTCGGCGACGTCGGTTACTTCAGGGTCGAGTACGGCCCGAAGAACCGTGCCGCACTGCTGAACGCCTTCCCGCACATGCAGGTCGTTGACCGGCTCAATATCGTCACCGACAGCTGGGCGTTGGTGCAGGCCGGGCGTACTGAAGCGCCATCCTATCTTGCGCTGCTCGACGCGCTCGATGCCGGCGACCATCGCGCGGTGTGGGATCAGGTGATCTCGACATTTGCTGCGCTCAACCGGCTGTCGCGCGACCGCAGCGAGCGGCCGGTGATCCAGGCCTATGCCCGCGCCAGGCTGCGCCCGGTGTTCGATCGGATCGGATGGGACGGCGGCGGCTCGGGCGACGGTGACACCGCGCTGCTGCGCGCGAGCCTGATCTCGGCGCTTGGCGACCTCGGCGACGCGGCAATCGTCGCCGAGGCGAAGCGGCGCTTTGCGGCGTTCCGCGATGATCCCAACTCACTGCCGACCACGCTGCGTGATGCGGTCACCCATGTTGCCGGCATCACAGCCGATCGGGCAACCTATGACAGACTGCTGGCGCTCGCTCGCAACAGCACGGCGACCAATGAGCGGCTGCGCTATTATTTCGCCGCGGCCAGCGCCCGCGATACGGAGCTGGCGCGCGCAACGCTGGCGTTGACGCTGACCAACGAATTGCCCGACACGATCGTCACCGGGATGATCAACGCGGTTGCATCCGCAGGCGAACAGCCGCAGCTTGCCTGGGACTTCGTCCAGGCGAATTTCGATACCTTGCTGGTCAAGCAGGGGCCGAGCTTCCGCGACCAGTTCGTGCCGAACTTCATGACCAATTTTACCGATCAAGCCCACGCGGCAGAGCTGGCCGCGTTCGCCCCGTCACAGTCCACCAGCGGCGGGCGGGTGATGGTGGCGCGCTCCTTGCAGGCGATCGCGATCTCGGCCGATCTCGCCGCGCGTGTGCTCCCCGCCGCCGACGCCTGGATCAGGGCGCACAAGCCGTGA
- a CDS encoding GH1 family beta-glucosidase, whose translation MFGKFSRRQFAGLAGLSALGLSAPGQAASHAPRPDGANFPAGFVWGTATSSYQVEGAVNEDGRGPSIWDTFTHTSGKIEDGSTGDRANDHYHRYKDDIRLIKELGAKAYRFSIAWPRVFPDGTGTPNPKGLDFYNRLVDELLANGIEPYATLYHWDLPQALQDRVGGWRSRDTSKAFGDYAGYVAQRLTDRVKNIFTLNEVGRFLPFGYALGVDAPGLTLPPAEVNQARHHVALAHGLAVQAIRAKGRPGTRVGPAENITACVPAVNTPENIRATEIATRELNAGFLGVVLEGKYTEGFLQYAGADAPKFTAEELKIIAQPNDFVGLNIYAPHCYVLATDQAPGWKPLPMPGSFPHMSSDWLRIAPETIYWAPRIAAKLWNIKSIYISENGTSGEDKVQPDGQIYDLDRIMFLRNYLAQLQRATADGVPVHGYFLWSLMDNFEWIFGYAKRFGLYRVDFETQARVPKLSAAFYRDVIARNAIGV comes from the coding sequence ATGTTCGGTAAGTTCTCGCGCCGGCAGTTTGCGGGCCTTGCAGGCCTCTCGGCGCTCGGCCTGTCGGCCCCGGGTCAGGCCGCAAGCCACGCTCCGCGGCCTGACGGCGCGAACTTTCCGGCCGGCTTCGTCTGGGGCACCGCGACCTCGTCCTACCAGGTCGAAGGCGCGGTCAATGAGGATGGCCGCGGCCCGTCGATCTGGGACACATTCACCCACACATCGGGCAAGATCGAGGACGGTTCTACCGGCGACCGCGCCAACGACCACTATCACCGCTACAAGGACGATATCCGCCTCATCAAGGAGCTCGGCGCCAAAGCCTATCGCTTTTCGATCGCCTGGCCGCGGGTGTTTCCCGATGGCACCGGCACGCCGAATCCGAAGGGCCTCGACTTCTACAACCGCCTGGTCGACGAGCTGCTCGCGAACGGCATCGAGCCTTACGCCACGCTCTATCACTGGGACCTGCCGCAGGCATTGCAGGACCGCGTCGGCGGCTGGCGCTCACGGGACACGTCGAAGGCGTTCGGCGACTACGCCGGCTATGTGGCGCAGCGGTTGACCGACCGGGTGAAGAACATCTTCACCCTCAACGAGGTCGGGCGTTTCCTCCCCTTCGGCTATGCGCTCGGCGTCGACGCGCCGGGCCTGACGCTACCGCCGGCCGAGGTGAACCAGGCGCGCCACCATGTCGCGCTGGCGCACGGGCTCGCGGTGCAGGCGATCCGCGCCAAGGGCCGCCCCGGCACGCGGGTCGGCCCCGCCGAAAACATCACCGCCTGCGTGCCCGCGGTCAACACGCCGGAGAACATCCGCGCCACCGAGATCGCGACGCGCGAGCTCAATGCGGGCTTCCTCGGCGTCGTGCTCGAAGGCAAGTACACCGAGGGCTTCCTGCAATATGCCGGCGCCGACGCGCCCAAATTCACCGCCGAGGAACTGAAGATCATCGCACAGCCCAACGATTTCGTCGGGCTCAACATCTACGCGCCGCACTGCTATGTCCTCGCCACCGACCAAGCCCCCGGCTGGAAGCCGCTGCCGATGCCGGGCTCGTTCCCGCACATGAGTTCGGATTGGCTGCGCATCGCGCCGGAGACGATCTACTGGGCGCCGCGGATTGCCGCCAAGCTCTGGAACATCAAGAGCATCTATATCAGCGAGAACGGCACCTCCGGCGAGGACAAGGTGCAGCCGGACGGGCAAATCTACGACCTCGACCGCATCATGTTCCTGCGCAACTACCTCGCCCAATTGCAGCGCGCGACCGCCGACGGTGTTCCGGTCCACGGCTATTTCCTGTGGAGCCTGATGGACAATTTCGAATGGATCTTCGGCTACGCAAAGCGCTTCGGCCTGTACCGGGTGGATTTCGAGACCCAGGCGCGGGTGCCGAAACTGAGCGCGGCGTTCTATCGCGACGTGATCGCGCGCAACGCCATCGGGGTTTGA
- a CDS encoding helix-turn-helix domain-containing protein: MQQIAAADRSRRLSWNTADTRPGEQFAYYREAICQAFMNLTPEPPATPGFIARVETVGLGDGAVNRVSFPEHVVRRSAADIAASSRRCYYLNLKLAGRCRIHQAGREISLSPGQVGIFDSGQRFALLHDRGPALQVASFWVPAEALDERLPSAPEVAPARVSDDPFVGHLIAETAQVLNNSALRASDTDNARLFGVLLDLVALSLSRSGRAGVAESAGLADATWLALRRAVDRRLREPGLAVAAIAAAIGISERYVHKLFERAGTTFASYVMDRRLDGAARDLKDPATAGRAIGDIAFDWGFSDLSHFTRRFRHRFGCTPRDWRRG; the protein is encoded by the coding sequence ATGCAGCAAATCGCCGCCGCGGATCGCTCGCGCAGGCTGAGCTGGAATACCGCGGACACACGGCCGGGCGAGCAGTTCGCCTATTATCGCGAGGCGATCTGCCAGGCCTTCATGAACCTGACGCCGGAGCCGCCGGCGACGCCGGGCTTCATCGCGCGGGTCGAGACCGTCGGGCTCGGCGACGGTGCGGTCAACCGGGTCAGCTTCCCCGAGCATGTCGTGCGACGCTCGGCCGCCGACATCGCCGCGTCCAGCCGGCGCTGCTACTACCTCAATCTGAAGCTCGCCGGCCGCTGCCGCATCCATCAGGCGGGACGCGAGATCAGCCTGTCGCCGGGACAGGTTGGCATCTTCGACAGCGGACAGCGCTTCGCGCTGCTGCACGACCGCGGCCCCGCGCTGCAGGTCGCCTCGTTCTGGGTGCCGGCCGAGGCGCTCGATGAACGGCTGCCGTCGGCCCCGGAGGTCGCACCGGCGCGGGTCTCCGATGATCCGTTCGTCGGCCATCTCATCGCCGAGACGGCACAAGTGCTGAACAATTCGGCGCTCCGGGCGTCCGATACGGACAATGCCCGGCTGTTCGGCGTGCTGCTCGACCTGGTCGCGCTCAGCCTGTCGCGGTCCGGTCGCGCGGGCGTTGCCGAGAGCGCGGGTCTTGCCGATGCAACCTGGCTCGCACTGCGCCGCGCCGTCGACCGCAGGCTGCGCGAGCCCGGGCTCGCTGTTGCCGCCATCGCCGCCGCGATCGGCATCAGCGAGCGCTATGTCCACAAACTGTTCGAGCGCGCCGGGACGACATTCGCGAGCTACGTGATGGACCGCCGCCTCGACGGTGCGGCGCGCGACCTGAAGGATCCCGCGACCGCCGGGCGCGCGATCGGCGACATCGCGTTCGACTGGGGCTTCTCCGACCTGTCGCATTTCACCCGGCGCTTCAGGCATCGCTTCGGCTGCACGCCGCGCGACTGGCGCCGCGGCTGA
- a CDS encoding alpha/beta hydrolase, producing the protein MSTYVLVHGAWHTGAEFEPVAAAIRKAGHVVHTPTIKGNRPGDRKDSGLAEAIQSIVDYLAEHNLNDIVLVGHSYGGMVITGVADAAANRIRRLVYWNAFVPNNGESLNDMVPPHYVGLFDAIYAERGDGSVVLPFPIWREAFINDADLDTAQRAYDQLNPHPLKTFQDKIALRSNPAEMPIAKSYVNCTEDTAMPHGLPWHPRLSEKLGLFRLVQVPGSHELCFSNPERLAQAFLDAGRD; encoded by the coding sequence ATGTCGACCTATGTTCTCGTCCATGGCGCCTGGCATACCGGCGCCGAGTTTGAGCCGGTTGCGGCTGCCATCCGCAAGGCCGGCCATGTCGTCCACACCCCGACCATCAAGGGCAACCGCCCTGGCGATCGCAAGGACTCCGGCCTTGCCGAGGCCATCCAGTCAATCGTGGACTATCTCGCCGAGCACAATCTGAATGACATCGTGCTGGTCGGCCACAGCTATGGCGGCATGGTCATCACGGGTGTTGCCGACGCCGCCGCCAATCGCATCCGCCGGCTGGTGTACTGGAATGCGTTCGTGCCGAACAATGGCGAAAGCCTCAACGACATGGTGCCGCCGCACTATGTCGGCCTGTTCGATGCCATCTATGCCGAGCGCGGCGACGGCTCGGTGGTGTTGCCGTTCCCGATCTGGCGCGAGGCCTTCATTAACGACGCCGATCTCGATACGGCGCAGCGGGCCTATGACCAGCTCAACCCGCATCCGCTCAAGACCTTTCAGGACAAGATCGCGCTGCGCAGCAATCCGGCCGAGATGCCGATCGCAAAATCCTACGTCAACTGCACCGAGGATACCGCGATGCCGCACGGCCTGCCCTGGCACCCGCGGCTGTCGGAGAAGCTCGGGCTGTTCCGCCTGGTCCAGGTGCCGGGCAGCCATGAGCTGTGCTTCTCCAATCCCGAGCGCCTGGCGCAAGCCTTCCTCGACGCCGGCCGCGACTGA